The following proteins are co-located in the Lagopus muta isolate bLagMut1 chromosome 11, bLagMut1 primary, whole genome shotgun sequence genome:
- the SEMA3F gene encoding semaphorin-3F isoform X1 — MPVATVLLWATLLTLGWRAAHGKDGVPPTPRVQLSFKELKATGTAHFFNFLLNSSDYRILLKDEDHDRMYVGSKDYVLSLDLHDINREPLIIHWPASQQRIEECILSGKNSNGECGNFIRLIQPWNRTHLYVCGTGAYNPICAFINRGRKAQGFPPSQPLQPGGRESRAADGPRSPRPAESKDYIFYLEPDKLESGKGKCSYDPKVDTVSALINEELYAGVYIDFMGTDAAIFRTMGKQTAMRTDQYNSRWLNDPAFVRAQLIPDSSERNDDKLYFFFREKSADAPLSPGVYSRIGRICLNDDGGHCCLVNKWSTFLKARLVCSVPGPDGIETHFDELQDVFIQQTQDTKNPVIYAVFSASGSVFKGSAVCVYSMADIRMVFNGPFAHKEGPNYQWMPYTGKMPYPRPGTCPGGTFTPSMKSTKDYPDEVINFMRSHPLMYHSVYPAHRQPLVVRTNVNYRFTTIAVDQVDAADGRYEVLFLGTDRGTVQKVIVLPRDDMETEELMLEEIEVFKVPAPIKVMTISSKRQQLYVSSAVGVTHLALHRCDVYGEACADCCLARDPYCAWDGKACSRYSASSKRRSRRQDVRHGNPMRQCRGYNSNANKNTVEAVQYGVEGSTAFLECQPRSPQATVKWLLQKDNSDRRKELRTEGGRALRTEQGLLLRALQLSDSGLYSCTATENNFKHTVTKVQLRVLAARAVHAVLLQGELPPAALPGAPTPRYQDLLQLLTRPELGLLDQYCQGFWRPPAPGPPEPLAALKAKELQDQKKPRSRRNHPPESCGHT; from the exons ATGCCCGTAGCCACCGTCCTGCTCTGGGCCACCCTGCTGACCCTGGGCTGGCGGGCAGCCCACGGCAAGGACGGcgtgccccccacccccagggTGCAGCTCTCCTTCAAAG AGCTGAAGGCCACCGGCACCGCACACTTCTTCAACTTCCTGCTCAACTCCAGTGACTACCGCATCCTGCTGAAGGACGAGGACCACGACCGCATGTACGTGGGCAGCAAGGACTACGTCCTCTCGCTGGACCTGCACGACATCAACCGCGAGCCCCTCATC ATCCACTGGCCTGCCTCCCAGCAGAGGATCGAGGAGTGCATCCTATCGGGCAAGAACAGCAAT GGGGAGTGTGGCAACTTCATCCGCCTGATCCAGCCCTGGAACCGGACTCACCTCTATGTGTGTGGCACCGGTGCCTACAACCCCATCTGCGCCTTCATCAACCGTGGGCGCAAAGCACAG GGCTTTCCGCCGAGCCAGCCCCTCCAGCCGGGAGGCCGGGAGAGCAGAGCCGCCGATGGCCCCCGCAGCCCGAGACCAGCAGAAAGCAAG GATTATATCTTCTACCTAGAGCCGGACAAGCTGGAGTCAGGCAAAGGGAAGTGTTCTTATGACCCCAAAGTGGACACCGTCTCTGCATTGATAA ATGAAGAGCTCTATGCCGGGGTCTACATTGACTTCATGGGCACTGATGCAGCCATCTTCCGCACGATGGGCAAGCAGACGGCCATGAGGACAGACCAGTACAATTCACGCTGGCTCAACG ACCCTGCCTTCGTCCGTGCCCAGCTCATCCCTGACAGCAGCGAGAGGAATGATGACAAACTCTACTTCTTCTTCCGGGAGAAGTCTGCAGATGCCCCGCTCAGCCCCGGCGTCTATTCCCGCATCGGGCGCATCTGCCTG AACGATGATGGGGGACACTGCTGCCTGGTGAACAAATGGAGCACCTTCCTGAAGGCCCGGCTCGTCTGCTCCGTGCCTGGACCCGATGGGATCGAGACGCACTTTGATGAGCTTC AGGATGTCTTCATCCAGCAGACGCAGGACACCAAGAATCCTGTTATCTACGCTGTCTTCTCCGCATCGGG GTCAGTGTTCAAGGGCTCGGCCGTCTGCGTCTACTCCATGGCCGACATCCGCATGGTGTTCAACGGACCCTTTGCGCACAAGGAGGGCCCCAACTACCAGTGGATGCCCTACACGGGCAAAATGCCCTATCCCCGGCCAGGCACT TGCCCCGGCGGGACCTTCACACCCTCTATGAAGTCAACCAAGGACTACCCTGACGAAGTGATCAACTTCATGCGCTCGCACCCTCTGATGTACCACTCCGTCTATCCAGCCCACCGGCAGCCTCTGGTTGTGCGCACCAACGTCAACTACCGCTTCACCACCATCGCTGTTGACCAGGTGGACGCGGCAGATGGGCGCTATGAGGTGCTTTTCCTGGGCACAG ATCGGGGCACGGTGCAGAAAGTCATTGTGCTGCCCCGGGACGACATGGAGACAGAGGAGCTGATGCTGGAGGAGATCGAGGTGTTCAAG GTGCCAGCACCCATCAAGGTGATGACCATCTCCTCCAAGAGG CAACAGCTTTACGTGTCCTCAGCTGTAGGAGTGACCCACCTGGCCCTGCACCGGTGTGATGTATATGGAGAAGCCTGTGCTGACTGCTGCCTGGCCCGCGACCCATACTGTGCCTGGGATGGCAAGGCCTGCAGCCGCTACTCAGCATCCTCCAAGAG GCGGAGCAGGCGGCAGGACGTCCGGCACGGCAACCCCATGCGCCAGTGCCGAGGCTACAACTCCAATG ccaacAAGAACACGGTGGAAGCGGTGCAGTACGGGGTGGAGGGCAGCACCGCCTTCCTCGAGTGCCAGCCCCGCTCGCCACAAGCCACTGTCAAATGGCTGCTGCAGAAGGACAACAGCGACCGACGGAAAGAG CTGCGCACAGAGGGCGGCCGGGCACTGCGGACAGAGCAGGGCTTGCTGCTGCGGGCCCTGCAGCTCTCCGACAGCGGCCTCTACTCCTGCACCGCCACCGAGAACAACTTCAAGCACACGGTGACCAAGGTGCAGCTGCGTGTCCTGGCCGCCCGCGCCGTGCACGCCGTCCTGCTGCAAGGCGAGCTGCCCCCTGCCGCGCTGCCGGGAGCCCCAACGCCGCGCTACCAGGacttgctgcagctgctcacccGCCCCGAGCTGGGACTCCTCGACCAGTACTGCCAGGGCTTCTGGCGACCGCCGGCCCCCGGCCCCCCCGAGCCGCTGGCTGCCCTCAAAGCCAAGGAGCTGCAGGACCAGAAGAAGCCACGGAGCCGCCGGAATCACCCGCCAGAGAGCTGCGGGCACACATGA
- the SEMA3F gene encoding semaphorin-3F isoform X2 produces the protein MPVATVLLWATLLTLGWRAAHGKDGVPPTPRVQLSFKELKATGTAHFFNFLLNSSDYRILLKDEDHDRMYVGSKDYVLSLDLHDINREPLIIHWPASQQRIEECILSGKNSNGECGNFIRLIQPWNRTHLYVCGTGAYNPICAFINRGRKAQDYIFYLEPDKLESGKGKCSYDPKVDTVSALINEELYAGVYIDFMGTDAAIFRTMGKQTAMRTDQYNSRWLNDPAFVRAQLIPDSSERNDDKLYFFFREKSADAPLSPGVYSRIGRICLNDDGGHCCLVNKWSTFLKARLVCSVPGPDGIETHFDELQDVFIQQTQDTKNPVIYAVFSASGSVFKGSAVCVYSMADIRMVFNGPFAHKEGPNYQWMPYTGKMPYPRPGTCPGGTFTPSMKSTKDYPDEVINFMRSHPLMYHSVYPAHRQPLVVRTNVNYRFTTIAVDQVDAADGRYEVLFLGTDRGTVQKVIVLPRDDMETEELMLEEIEVFKVPAPIKVMTISSKRQQLYVSSAVGVTHLALHRCDVYGEACADCCLARDPYCAWDGKACSRYSASSKRRSRRQDVRHGNPMRQCRGYNSNANKNTVEAVQYGVEGSTAFLECQPRSPQATVKWLLQKDNSDRRKELRTEGGRALRTEQGLLLRALQLSDSGLYSCTATENNFKHTVTKVQLRVLAARAVHAVLLQGELPPAALPGAPTPRYQDLLQLLTRPELGLLDQYCQGFWRPPAPGPPEPLAALKAKELQDQKKPRSRRNHPPESCGHT, from the exons ATGCCCGTAGCCACCGTCCTGCTCTGGGCCACCCTGCTGACCCTGGGCTGGCGGGCAGCCCACGGCAAGGACGGcgtgccccccacccccagggTGCAGCTCTCCTTCAAAG AGCTGAAGGCCACCGGCACCGCACACTTCTTCAACTTCCTGCTCAACTCCAGTGACTACCGCATCCTGCTGAAGGACGAGGACCACGACCGCATGTACGTGGGCAGCAAGGACTACGTCCTCTCGCTGGACCTGCACGACATCAACCGCGAGCCCCTCATC ATCCACTGGCCTGCCTCCCAGCAGAGGATCGAGGAGTGCATCCTATCGGGCAAGAACAGCAAT GGGGAGTGTGGCAACTTCATCCGCCTGATCCAGCCCTGGAACCGGACTCACCTCTATGTGTGTGGCACCGGTGCCTACAACCCCATCTGCGCCTTCATCAACCGTGGGCGCAAAGCACAG GATTATATCTTCTACCTAGAGCCGGACAAGCTGGAGTCAGGCAAAGGGAAGTGTTCTTATGACCCCAAAGTGGACACCGTCTCTGCATTGATAA ATGAAGAGCTCTATGCCGGGGTCTACATTGACTTCATGGGCACTGATGCAGCCATCTTCCGCACGATGGGCAAGCAGACGGCCATGAGGACAGACCAGTACAATTCACGCTGGCTCAACG ACCCTGCCTTCGTCCGTGCCCAGCTCATCCCTGACAGCAGCGAGAGGAATGATGACAAACTCTACTTCTTCTTCCGGGAGAAGTCTGCAGATGCCCCGCTCAGCCCCGGCGTCTATTCCCGCATCGGGCGCATCTGCCTG AACGATGATGGGGGACACTGCTGCCTGGTGAACAAATGGAGCACCTTCCTGAAGGCCCGGCTCGTCTGCTCCGTGCCTGGACCCGATGGGATCGAGACGCACTTTGATGAGCTTC AGGATGTCTTCATCCAGCAGACGCAGGACACCAAGAATCCTGTTATCTACGCTGTCTTCTCCGCATCGGG GTCAGTGTTCAAGGGCTCGGCCGTCTGCGTCTACTCCATGGCCGACATCCGCATGGTGTTCAACGGACCCTTTGCGCACAAGGAGGGCCCCAACTACCAGTGGATGCCCTACACGGGCAAAATGCCCTATCCCCGGCCAGGCACT TGCCCCGGCGGGACCTTCACACCCTCTATGAAGTCAACCAAGGACTACCCTGACGAAGTGATCAACTTCATGCGCTCGCACCCTCTGATGTACCACTCCGTCTATCCAGCCCACCGGCAGCCTCTGGTTGTGCGCACCAACGTCAACTACCGCTTCACCACCATCGCTGTTGACCAGGTGGACGCGGCAGATGGGCGCTATGAGGTGCTTTTCCTGGGCACAG ATCGGGGCACGGTGCAGAAAGTCATTGTGCTGCCCCGGGACGACATGGAGACAGAGGAGCTGATGCTGGAGGAGATCGAGGTGTTCAAG GTGCCAGCACCCATCAAGGTGATGACCATCTCCTCCAAGAGG CAACAGCTTTACGTGTCCTCAGCTGTAGGAGTGACCCACCTGGCCCTGCACCGGTGTGATGTATATGGAGAAGCCTGTGCTGACTGCTGCCTGGCCCGCGACCCATACTGTGCCTGGGATGGCAAGGCCTGCAGCCGCTACTCAGCATCCTCCAAGAG GCGGAGCAGGCGGCAGGACGTCCGGCACGGCAACCCCATGCGCCAGTGCCGAGGCTACAACTCCAATG ccaacAAGAACACGGTGGAAGCGGTGCAGTACGGGGTGGAGGGCAGCACCGCCTTCCTCGAGTGCCAGCCCCGCTCGCCACAAGCCACTGTCAAATGGCTGCTGCAGAAGGACAACAGCGACCGACGGAAAGAG CTGCGCACAGAGGGCGGCCGGGCACTGCGGACAGAGCAGGGCTTGCTGCTGCGGGCCCTGCAGCTCTCCGACAGCGGCCTCTACTCCTGCACCGCCACCGAGAACAACTTCAAGCACACGGTGACCAAGGTGCAGCTGCGTGTCCTGGCCGCCCGCGCCGTGCACGCCGTCCTGCTGCAAGGCGAGCTGCCCCCTGCCGCGCTGCCGGGAGCCCCAACGCCGCGCTACCAGGacttgctgcagctgctcacccGCCCCGAGCTGGGACTCCTCGACCAGTACTGCCAGGGCTTCTGGCGACCGCCGGCCCCCGGCCCCCCCGAGCCGCTGGCTGCCCTCAAAGCCAAGGAGCTGCAGGACCAGAAGAAGCCACGGAGCCGCCGGAATCACCCGCCAGAGAGCTGCGGGCACACATGA
- the GNAT1 gene encoding guanine nucleotide-binding protein G(t) subunit alpha-1: protein MGAGASAEEKHSRELEKKLKEDAEKDARTVKLLLLGAGESGKSTIVKQMKIIHQDGYSLEECLEFIAIIYSNTLQSMLAIVRAMSTLNIQYGDSARQDDARKLLHLSDTIEEGTMPKEMSDIIGRLWKDAGIQACFDRASEYQLNDSAGYYLSDLERLVTPGYVPTEQDVLRSRVKTTGIIETQFSFKDLNFRMFDVGGQRSERKKWIHCFEGVTCIIFIAALSAYDMVLVEDDEVNRMHESLHLFNSICNHRYFATTSIVLFLNKKDVFLEKIKKAHLSICFPDYDGPNTYDDAGNYIKLQFLELNMRRDVKEIYSHMTCATDTENVKFVFDAVTDIIIKENLKDCGLF, encoded by the exons ATGGGCGCAGGGGCCAGTGCTGAGGAGAAGCACTCCCGTGAGctggagaagaagctgaaggagGACGCTGAGAAGGATGCCAGGACCgtcaagctgctgctgctgg GAGCAGGGGAGTCAGGGAAAAGCACCATCGTCAAGCAGATGAA GATCATCCACCAGGATGGTTACTCACTGGAGGAGTGCTTGGAGTTCATCGCCATCATCTACAGCAACACGCTGCAGTCCATGCTGGCCATTGTGCGTGCCATGAGCACGCTCAACATCCAGTACGGTGACTCAGCCCGCCAG GATGATGCCCGCAAGCTGCTGCACCTCTCGGACACCATTGAGGAGGGCACCATGCCTAAGGAAATGTCGGACATCATCGGGCGGCTCTGGAAGGATGCAGGCATCCAGGCCTGCTTTGACCGGGCCTCTGAATACCAGCTCAACGACTCGGCAGGATA CTACCTGTCGGACCTGGAGCGCCTGGTGACCCCTGGCTACGTCCCCACTGAGCAGGACGTGCTGCGCTCCCGTGTCAAAACCACCGGCATCATCGAAACCCAGTTCTCCTTCAAGGACCTCAACTTCAG GATGTTCGATGTGGGAGGACAGCGCTCGGAGCGCAAGAAGTGGATCCACTGCTTCGAGGGGGTGACGTGCATCATCTTCATCGCGGCGCTCAGCGCCTACGACATGGTGCTGGTGGAGGATGACGAAGTG AACCGCATGCACGAGAGCCTGCACCTCTTCAACAGCATCTGCAACCACCGCTACTTTGCCACCACCTCTATTGTCCTCTTCCTCAACAAGAAGGACGTCTTCCTGGAGAAGATCAAGAAGGCTCACCTCAGCATCTGCTTCCCCGACTACGATG GTCCCAACACCTATGATGATGCTGGCAACTACATCAAGCTGCAGTTCCTGGAGCTGAACATGCGGCGGGACGTGAAGGAGATCTACTCGCACATGACCTGTGCCACTGATACTGAGAACGTCAAGTTCGTCTTCGACGCCGTCACCGACATCATCATCAAGGAGAACCTCAAGGACTGTGGGCTCTTCTGA